The following is a genomic window from Deltaproteobacteria bacterium.
GGTACACCCTCGAAAAGCTGGGAATAAAGGTTCATTTCGTGGATTCGTCCGATCCCGAGAACTTCCGGACCGCGATCAACGAGAAGACGAGGGCGGTCTACCTGGAAAGCGTGGGAAACCCGAAACTGGACGTTCCTGATTTTGAAGCTATCGCTGAGGTGGCCCACGGGGCCGGGGTCCCGGTGATCATGGACAATACGATTTCCCCCATCCTTTTCCGTCCCTTTGACCACGGAACCGACATCATCGTCTATTCGGCAACCAAATTCATCGGCGGACATGGCACATCCATTGGGGGTGTGGTAGTGGATTCCGGCAGGTTCGACTGGACCTCTGGAAGGTTCCCTGAATTTACAACGCCCGACCCCAGCTATCACGGCCTGGTATACAGCGAGGCCCTTGGAGAACTGGCATTCATCATCAAACTCAGGGTTCAGCTCTTAAGGGATCTCGGCCCGGCCTTGAGTCCGTTTAACTCCTTCCTTTTTTTACAGGGACTCGAAACCCTCCCCTTGAGGATGGAGCGCCACAGCCGGAACGCACAGAAGGTAGCCGAGCATCTGAGCGAACACCCCAAGGTCTCCTGGGTTAACTATCCCGGGCTTCCCGGGCATCCCTCCTACGACCTGGCCAGGAAATACCTGCCCGACGGCTGCGGCGCTATCATCGGTTTCGGCATCAAGGGCGGCCTTGATGCCGGTGTTCGCTTCATCGACAATGTCAGCCTTCTTTCCCACCTGGCCAATATCGGGGATGCCAAGTCCCTTGTCATCCATCCGGCGTCCACTACCCACCAGCAGCTTTCCTCCGAGGAGCGGCTTGCCACCGGCGTTACGGACGACTTCATAAGGCTTTCTGTCGGGCTGGAGGACGTCAGGGACATCATCTATGATATCGATAGTGCGCTGGAGAAGGTC
Proteins encoded in this region:
- a CDS encoding homocysteine synthase; translation: MSEKQYHTDTIALHGGQEPDGTTLARAVPIYQTTSYVFRDSKHAADLFALKELGNIYTRIMNPTSDVFEKRIALLDGGVGALAVSSGQSATTLAILNIARSGDEIVSATSLYGGTYNLFRYTLEKLGIKVHFVDSSDPENFRTAINEKTRAVYLESVGNPKLDVPDFEAIAEVAHGAGVPVIMDNTISPILFRPFDHGTDIIVYSATKFIGGHGTSIGGVVVDSGRFDWTSGRFPEFTTPDPSYHGLVYSEALGELAFIIKLRVQLLRDLGPALSPFNSFLFLQGLETLPLRMERHSRNAQKVAEHLSEHPKVSWVNYPGLPGHPSYDLARKYLPDGCGAIIGFGIKGGLDAGVRFIDNVSLLSHLANIGDAKSLVIHPASTTHQQLSSEERLATGVTDDFIRLSVGLEDVRDIIYDIDSALEKV